One genomic region from Alteromonas pelagimontana encodes:
- a CDS encoding AAA family ATPase codes for MAAEQFRQLHAYLDSQIIGQSQLTKSLLIALLADGHLLVEGPPGLAKTRAINALANGIAGDFHRVQFTPDLLPADLTGTDIYRPETGEFVFQQGPLFHNLVLADEINRAPAKVQSALLEAMAERQITVGNKTYPLPPLFLVMATQNPLEQEGTYPLPEAQLDRFLMHVEIGYPEAETELNILRLTRNEERKVAPHTPPTLSQKDIFAARQEALALHMAPELEEYLVQLVMATRAPERFDSAMASWIDFGASPRATISLDRCARAHAWLAGRDFVGPDDIQAVVHNVLRHRIILSYQAEAEGTDVNKVLDNIVSKVAVP; via the coding sequence ATGGCAGCAGAGCAGTTTCGGCAACTACACGCGTATCTGGATTCCCAAATCATTGGTCAATCTCAACTGACGAAAAGTTTGTTAATAGCACTTCTGGCAGATGGTCATTTGTTAGTGGAAGGGCCTCCTGGTTTAGCAAAAACCCGCGCGATTAATGCGTTGGCGAATGGGATAGCCGGTGATTTCCACCGCGTTCAGTTCACCCCGGATTTATTGCCCGCCGATCTTACTGGCACCGACATCTATCGCCCCGAAACTGGAGAATTTGTTTTTCAGCAAGGGCCGCTTTTTCATAATTTAGTGTTAGCTGATGAAATTAATCGTGCGCCAGCCAAGGTGCAGTCGGCGCTACTGGAAGCTATGGCTGAACGTCAGATAACGGTAGGAAATAAAACGTATCCGTTACCACCACTTTTTCTGGTAATGGCAACACAGAATCCGCTGGAGCAAGAAGGGACTTATCCGCTGCCCGAGGCTCAGCTTGATCGTTTTCTTATGCACGTTGAAATTGGTTATCCAGAAGCGGAAACCGAACTCAACATTTTGCGTTTGACCAGAAATGAAGAACGTAAAGTGGCACCCCACACTCCTCCTACTTTATCTCAGAAAGATATCTTTGCAGCCAGACAGGAAGCACTTGCTTTACATATGGCGCCGGAGTTGGAAGAGTATCTGGTGCAACTTGTGATGGCTACACGCGCGCCGGAGCGCTTCGACTCAGCAATGGCAAGCTGGATTGATTTTGGAGCCAGCCCAAGAGCCACCATTTCCCTGGACCGCTGTGCCCGCGCCCACGCCTGGCTCGCCGGAAGAGATTTTGTCGGGCCGGATGACATTCAGGCGGTTGTACACAATGTGCTTCGTCATCGGATCATCTTGTCTTATCAGGCAGAAGCTGAAGGCACAGATGTTAATAAAGTGCTGGATAATATCGTAAGTAAGGTAGCGGTACCGTAA
- a CDS encoding DUF58 domain-containing protein, with protein sequence MTKNTTSQWLNELHTNGVELSVQELLRYQQLTSLVNLAPKSAPQAQLSGAYLAKQKGRGMEFDEARHYQAGDDIRAIDWRVTARTGKTHTKIYREERERPVFILCDLTASMQFGTQLLLKAVQAAHLTSLISWSAAKRGDKVGALVFNDQLHRECKPLSRKPAVLAICHELLAVQKASNVGITPNIEGFADACARVRRVARPGSLVYLISDFNHVSYAATQHINHLSRHCEVQAMVVNDPLEQALPDVPLVQPVDVTDGQQRQTWLLGDQAQQHAYQQWRVKHTESVEQIFRQAKVKHQFISAGMPLDEQLGTRMGRKR encoded by the coding sequence GTGACAAAGAATACTACATCACAGTGGCTGAACGAACTTCACACCAATGGCGTTGAACTTAGTGTACAGGAGCTGCTGCGCTATCAGCAATTAACCTCTTTGGTAAATCTTGCGCCAAAATCGGCCCCACAGGCACAATTGTCCGGCGCCTATCTAGCCAAGCAGAAAGGCCGCGGGATGGAGTTTGATGAGGCCCGCCACTATCAAGCTGGCGACGACATTCGTGCAATTGACTGGCGGGTAACCGCGCGTACCGGTAAAACCCACACAAAAATTTATCGTGAAGAAAGGGAACGGCCAGTATTCATACTTTGCGATCTGACCGCTTCTATGCAATTCGGTACGCAGCTTCTGTTAAAAGCGGTACAGGCAGCGCACTTAACTTCACTCATAAGTTGGTCTGCTGCAAAACGCGGCGATAAGGTAGGGGCACTGGTGTTTAACGATCAGTTACACCGTGAATGTAAACCGTTATCTCGCAAACCCGCTGTGCTGGCAATATGTCATGAACTGTTGGCCGTTCAAAAAGCGTCTAACGTTGGGATTACACCTAATATAGAGGGATTTGCCGATGCATGTGCCCGAGTACGTCGTGTGGCCCGGCCGGGAAGTCTGGTCTATTTGATTTCTGATTTTAATCACGTTAGTTACGCAGCCACGCAGCATATCAATCATCTTTCCCGCCACTGTGAAGTTCAGGCTATGGTAGTTAATGATCCCCTCGAACAAGCTTTACCGGACGTACCGCTGGTTCAACCTGTCGATGTTACTGACGGGCAGCAACGGCAAACGTGGTTGCTTGGGGATCAGGCGCAACAACATGCATATCAACAATGGCGGGTGAAACATACCGAATCTGTCGAACAAATTTTTAGGCAAGCGAAAGTGAAACATCAATTTATCTCGGCAGGCATGCCTTTGGACGAACAACTTGGCACAAGGATGGGGCGTAAACGATGA
- a CDS encoding DUF4381 domain-containing protein produces MMQSQLPPESAQNPLAQLKDVHVPEDVYWWPLAWGWWLLAVLILALLVYVVVWWKKRRQLNRARRYAMEEARHIDSRQEDWPAKLNGILKRTAQSYFSNDSVSGLYGQRWQKFLLNRISEKPAKHNIEKGLDTLQSMLYQPTPASAEKFPVCQKAVLQWLKKANLQQKRAGNVMSNSEVNHV; encoded by the coding sequence ATGATGCAATCTCAGTTACCTCCAGAGTCCGCGCAAAATCCGCTGGCGCAGTTAAAAGATGTGCATGTCCCGGAGGACGTTTATTGGTGGCCATTGGCCTGGGGATGGTGGTTGCTTGCGGTTTTGATACTAGCGTTATTAGTTTATGTAGTCGTATGGTGGAAAAAACGTCGCCAGCTCAATCGCGCACGCCGTTATGCGATGGAAGAAGCGCGGCATATTGATAGCCGTCAAGAAGACTGGCCAGCGAAATTGAATGGTATACTGAAACGTACCGCACAAAGCTACTTTTCTAACGACAGCGTAAGCGGCTTGTATGGCCAGCGTTGGCAGAAGTTTTTATTAAATCGCATTTCTGAAAAACCAGCTAAACACAACATTGAGAAAGGATTGGATACGCTGCAATCCATGTTGTATCAGCCTACCCCTGCTTCGGCAGAAAAATTTCCGGTCTGCCAGAAAGCGGTGCTGCAATGGTTGAAAAAGGCCAATCTGCAACAAAAGCGAGCGGGCAATGTGATGTCTAACTCAGAGGTAAATCATGTTTGA
- a CDS encoding vWA domain-containing protein, translated as MFEFAWWWVLFALPLPVVVRFLPAVKQHQDVALKVPALLPSQTSSQTKVGRRSWVSIIAWLAWISLIIAAARPQWLGEPISVPNEGREMMLAVDLSGSMKIDDMHINGHQVNRLTMIKSVLHDFIERRVGDRLGLILFADTAYLQAPLTYDRQAISTLLDEAVIGLVGEQTAIGDALGLAVKRFSKKEKTNEVVVLLTDGQNTAGNITPEQAKELAVNSGATVYTIGVGADKMLIQSFFGSRQVNPSQELDEEMLKGIADATGGKYFRARDASELETIYETLDKLEPIEGESRKMRPLTALFHIPLAGALIFSTLPSIWFLLNIVGRRFFTTRLRAGVKS; from the coding sequence ATGTTTGAGTTTGCTTGGTGGTGGGTGTTGTTTGCGTTACCACTTCCTGTTGTTGTCAGATTTTTACCCGCAGTTAAGCAACATCAGGACGTTGCCCTTAAAGTGCCTGCGTTACTACCTTCACAAACTTCCTCACAAACCAAGGTTGGACGGAGAAGCTGGGTTTCTATCATCGCCTGGCTCGCATGGATTTCATTGATAATCGCTGCTGCTCGTCCCCAATGGCTGGGTGAACCAATCAGTGTGCCAAATGAAGGTAGAGAAATGATGCTGGCTGTGGATTTGTCTGGCAGTATGAAAATTGATGATATGCACATCAACGGTCATCAGGTTAACCGTTTGACGATGATAAAATCGGTGCTGCATGATTTTATTGAACGGCGGGTTGGCGACCGTCTGGGCCTGATCCTGTTTGCTGACACCGCTTATTTACAGGCTCCCCTCACTTATGACAGACAGGCAATTTCCACACTGCTGGACGAAGCGGTAATTGGATTAGTAGGCGAACAAACGGCAATCGGCGATGCTTTGGGACTGGCGGTAAAACGTTTCTCGAAGAAAGAGAAAACTAATGAAGTCGTTGTTCTTCTTACCGACGGTCAGAATACTGCTGGTAATATTACGCCGGAGCAAGCCAAAGAATTAGCAGTAAATAGCGGCGCTACCGTTTACACCATTGGTGTGGGCGCAGATAAGATGCTTATTCAGAGCTTTTTTGGTAGCCGCCAGGTCAATCCTTCTCAGGAGCTGGACGAGGAGATGCTAAAAGGAATTGCCGATGCGACCGGTGGAAAATACTTTCGCGCCAGAGACGCAAGTGAGTTAGAAACTATCTACGAAACTCTCGACAAGCTTGAACCTATTGAAGGAGAAAGCCGGAAAATGCGTCCACTCACCGCACTATTTCATATTCCACTGGCAGGAGCGTTAATTTTCAGTACCCTACCCTCCATATGGTTTCTTCTAAATATAGTCGGCCGCCGTTTCTTTACGACTCGTCTGCGTGCAGGAGTAAAATCATGA